Sequence from the Equus quagga isolate Etosha38 chromosome 15, UCLA_HA_Equagga_1.0, whole genome shotgun sequence genome:
GAAGCAGAAAGACAGATTAAGGATAtttcccttctccacctccttcGGAACCAGGAGCCCATTTCACCCCAACCCCATACCCCTTGGGATTTATGCCTCTGCCCCCTAGTTGTTCCTCACCTGAGATGGGCCAAATGAATGTTCTCATAGACCTGGATTTCGGGTTTGAACTGAGGAATTGAGGCATCTGGGGAGAAGGAGCCATATGGGGTGCAGCAGAGAAGTCATCATATAGCTCAGAGCTATATTCCTtaccaccctcctcccccagagAAGACAGAGTCTAGAGGCAAGATGTGAGCTTCAACCCTCTGCCTTGCTCCACGTGCTCTTTTTCCCTCTGGGAGGGAGGGACTCACCTCTGCACTGAGCCCTCTGGACCCTCTGCCTCCAGAGCATGATGCTGAGGACCAGGATGGCAAACCCCTGGCCCGCTGTGAGCACCAGCATCAGGATCCAGGACAAATCCCAGCCCCTGGAAGGGGcacagagggcaggggaggcatCCATGGAGGCTGCAGTAAGGGAAAGACAAGAGAGACAAGGAGGGACGCAGTAAGGAGGTCTGTCCTTGTGCCCCAAAGAGAGGCTTCCCCCCATACTCTGGTGGGCTCTTCCAAAAGAAGACTTCATAAGCTTCCTCGCCCCCGATATCCACCACCCCACTTTGCCCCATTCCAGGCCTCTCACCCTGCCGCCGTAAACCAACATCACTAGACAATGGCAATACCCCCCTACCCACACATGGACAGCTAACTCCAGAGCAGACCACCAGCCATaactgtaatttctcctcataCCCTTCATTGTAATCTGccctttcaagaaaaaaaataaagtgccttccatttattcattctttcattcattcactccataAGCCTTCACTGAGTGTCCACCACAGGTCAGGAACCATATTAGGTGCTACAGATATAGAAATAAGACCCAGTCACTGCCCACTAACTGGGCTTTGCTTACCAAAATAATGGCCATTTGCTCCTCCCTTCTGCCTTATAAATGAGTTATTCTACATCCAGTAGCATTCTTTCTCTGAATAATGGactttttattgtaaaacaattatatatttttctccttctgccttcaCTATCAATGGCCCATTATAACATCAGTGCATATATGCTTTCTTCAAAAGACAACTCCCTCAGCAataattcctattttcttcctctctgctatGGGATATTCCACAAAAATCCTAGGTTATCCTATTTCTAAACAATGGTTTATTCCACCAGAATCCTTCTCCCTCTTAGCTGATGGTTTATTCCACCAGACAGCTGGTTTACCCAACCTCCTTCTCTGTATGGATTCAGTCAGTGAGAAAAAAGCCCTCCTTTTATAGGAGGTTGTCTGCTCCACTAGAAATCACCCCTCTTGACCTGGCCAATAACAGATTCTCCTCCTATCTCACCTCCTCCCCTAGGAAGCAGGTGGAGGATGTGCCAGAGGCAACATCCTTTCCCATATCCTCCCTCAGTTTACCTGCCAGGCTAAAGTTGACCCCTCTGTTCTGAGACACGAGGCAGCGGATGGTTCTTGGTCTACGGCGCTTGGGCTCAGGAAGCCCCTCCCCAGGACAGACCAAGAGCAGGGCAGCCCCATCGCCCCAGAAGGACTGTACATGGCCCCTCACAGGACCCTTCCCCTCCAGCCAGGTCACAGAGTCCAGGCGTCTGGCGGGAACCACAGAGCACAGGAGGACAGAGCAGAGGGATCCATCTGTAGCCCTTGCAGATAACTGGGATCCTGTGGGGAAAGAGGGACCCCTCAGTTCTTTGCCTGGGCTTCCTGGCCCCCAGTGGCCGCTGGTCTGCATGTCCCCACTCACCTCTGAGCACCGAGACATCATACACCCTCCAGTTCTGGTACCTGTGGTGCTGACCTAGCACAGCACACCAGTACCGCCCGGCATCTCCCTCCTTGGACCCTTCCATCCACAAAGAGTAGTTCCCCAGGAGTTTGAGCCGGGATTCCTTTCCAGGCTTTCCAGGGCCTGGGTCTGGCTTGGCCACTTGGACTTGGGCCACGAGGGCAGTGGGGGTGCCTGCTGCAGGGCTGCGGAACCAGGACAGGAGCTCATCCCCATGCAGGGTGGGTGGTGAAGGACATGGCAGCTCCACTGACTCCCCCAAGGTTACATAGATGGCCTGGATGCTGTCTGTGGGGAGAGGGTCATGTGAAGCCAGAGACCTCCATCAGATTAACAACCTTCTACTCATCTTCCAACCCCTGGCTTCCTCCCCTTCTGAGGTCCCCCAGCACTGGTCTGGCTGAGCACATTTCTCAAGTGACAGCTACAAAAAAGTGAAGTGGAGAAAAGAGGGTAGGggctttcctcccctctccctaaGTGACTGAGGAAATCTGAGGGCAAGAGAAAAAACGCTGGAATAGTCAGCAAATGCCTGTATCTCTTCCTCTCGTTTCTCCTTTTCTGGAAGCATTTACTCatctcttcttattttctaaaGGAAACTGTACATGACCTGGACCTTCATTGTCTCTGGGTCTTCCCCAGTATTAGAGGCAGGAGGAGGTCAGTGGGGCAAATCTATCTTCTTGAGTCAGATGCCTTCTCCAGGCCCCTTAGGAGAAACAGCAGCAGTTCCTCCCTACCTTATGAATAGCTGAAGAATCCCCTACCTCCTGCTCCTTACCTGCAGTAGCCTGGGAGGTCCCACATAggaacagaaggagaaggaatAAGACTGCCATGGGGAGAGCCTGCCAAGTTCTCTTGCCCGAGACCTGGTGTCCCCAGGGAGGAAACAGAACCCAGATAAAGGACCACACTCCCTGGTCTGGAGTGACATGGGCCTCTGGAGGGGATGGGAATGCCGGGGAGATAAAGCCCAGCTGCATGTCTACTGGGAAAAAAGTGACCACAACCTTTCTGTCCTGAGAGGGAAAAGACCTAATCCAGGCCCCTCCGAAGATGACCTCCTCACCCTTCTGACTCCACATCAGCTGAGGGACTCAGACCAAAGACTTTCTATGCTGTGAAGCATGCGCAGAAGGGATTACGACTGTCCACTTCCTGTCAGTCTAGAAGTACATTCTGTGTTCTTTCCTCCACCCCTAAGAGATGCCGGCCATGAAGGAAGTAGGTGAGTCTTCGTGTTGGTCTCCACAGAACCCAGCACAAGACTGCACACCCAGTCAGTACTCCATAAATGATTTAGAATGACTTTCCCCGTGGCTGCCTGTCACACCACACACTTCTCCTGAGCCCCTGATGGTGGTATTAAGTTATCACTCAAGGAGAGGGATAACAGGGGCCTGGAGGATTCACTGATTCACCCTTTGCCCCAGGCAGGATTCTCAAGGCACATCTTCATGtagctctaatagtttttaatgtttatttttaaaggctattcatttttaaaattgtttttgatgAAATATTCCATGTACATCACAGACTATATCTAATGCACAACTGTATGATagctaaataaactgtggtatattcacacaaggGAACGCTAGACAGCAAAGACCATGCATAAACCACGACATGCAATGAGgttgaatctcacaaacataataagtgaaagaagccagaaacaaagggcacttattgtatgattcctttatataaagtaaaaaaataggcaaaactaatctatgaggttagaaattaaaatagtggTTACCCTTAGATGGGGCAAGGAGCTACCGGCAGTGATCTGGAGAGGGTCTTCTAGATGTGGGCATGATGTGTCCCTCAGCTCGGTGCTGATTCCATGGATATATTCAACTGGGATAGATTTCTGTATATGTGTTTACTGCAGTAAAAAGCTAAAGGGTTTAGATATTATGTAGGTGTaaagtacagagaaaaagaaaacaaacaggtatatctattaagaaatagaatacaTATTACCATTTCAGTCAAAGATCCTCTACGCTGTATAACACTATTCTAAATTTGCTCTTTATCTTTCACTTACTTGatcattaaattttatgtttttgaattttatataatgctGTCATGTTGCACGTAATcttctgtggctttcttttttcccactcGACATTACGGTTTTAAGATTTGTCCACGCTTAAGAGCGATTAattcatccattttctttttaccagTATTTCAcacatcttaacaatactgagtcttcctacCCATGACCATGGTGTAAGCCTTCGTTTACCTCTTTCAAAActtctgtaattttcttcataaaatcttGCATTTTTGTTTGATGTATTCCCAGACACCTTATCAC
This genomic interval carries:
- the LY6G6F gene encoding lymphocyte antigen 6 complex locus protein G6f; amino-acid sequence: MAVLFLLLLFLCGTSQATADSIQAIYVTLGESVELPCPSPPTLHGDELLSWFRSPAAGTPTALVAQVQVAKPDPGPGKPGKESRLKLLGNYSLWMEGSKEGDAGRYWCAVLGQHHRYQNWRVYDVSVLRGSQLSARATDGSLCSVLLCSVVPARRLDSVTWLEGKGPVRGHVQSFWGDGAALLLVCPGEGLPEPKRRRPRTIRCLVSQNRGVNFSLAASMDASPALCAPSRGWDLSWILMLVLTAGQGFAILVLSIMLWRQRVQRAQCRDASIPQFKPEIQVYENIHLAHLRLPAPKTR